Below is a genomic region from Salinirussus salinus.
GTCGGCGCTACCCGTCGAGACCGTCCTCAATCGCGCCTCGAAGGTCCGCGGCGAGAAGCGGGTTCGCGACTGGGAGGTGCTCGCGGGCGAGGGCACAGAGACCGTCCACCGGGAGTACGGCCACGAGTTCGCCCTCGACCTCGCGGCGGTGTACTTCTCGCCGCGGCTGGCCACCGAGCGCCACCGCGTCGCCGAGCAGGTGAGCGCCGGCGAGCACGCCTTCGACATGTTCGCCGGCGTCGGCCCCTTCGTCGTCCCCTTCGCCGCCCGCGGCGCCGAGGCGGTGGGGGTGGACATCAACAGGACCGCGGTCGAGTACCTCCGGGAGAACGCCCGCCGGAACGGCGTCGCCGACCGGGTGACCGCCATCCACGGGGACGTCCGAGACGTAGTCTCGGGCTCGTCACGAGCACAGCGAAGTGACGGTGTCCGGGACGTGGTACCCGACTACGCCGACTGGGCCGACCGGCTGGTGATGAACCTTCCCCACAGCGCCGACGAGTTTCTGGAGACTGCGGTCGCGCTCGCAGGCGAGGAGGCCGTACTCCACTACTACGACATCCAGGGCGAGGACGACCCCCACGGGCCGGGCGAGGCTGCCATCCGCGAGGTCGCCGAACCCGAGTACGAGGTGACGGTCGAAACCCGCCACACGGTCCGGTCGTACGCCCCCCATGAACTGAACGTCGTGCTGGATGTCCGGCTGTCGCGGTGACGCGATTCGCAATTCTTATTGTGGACATCCGCCCATCTGGGGATGAGTGCCGGTGTAGCTCAGACTGGCTAGAGCGATTCCTTCGTAAGGAATAGGCCGAGGGTTCAAATCCCTCCACCGGCTCTCGCTCCGCTACGCTTCGCGAAGTACCGTAACCAACCGTTAGAGCCCGCTAGACATAAGTTTTCGCCTCAGGGTATCCTCAGTACGACCCGAATTGAATAGTTCTACCAGCCGAAATTGCCGGTAATCTGCCTTCCGAATTGAATAGCTGAACTACCTGCGGCCGACCCGTCCCGTGTTTTCGGAAAATCCCACTCGTTACCAATTCACCAGATATGAGAGTGAGAGGGAGCCCGGAGAAGCGCGAAATTGCTCCCGGTGATGGGTACGGGAGCCTTGTGAGCTACAGGGTGTCTCGGCTCTTGCACCGACAGCAAGTGATTGACGCGGAAGGGACAGCAGGTATCAAGTAAGTCTTCCGATAGTTACCCCACATCGCCTACGCGGAGGAGATAGCTGGTCCTTCATCAGACTGGGAGGGCGTGACTCACGCAAAGTTGAAGCAAAGGGTGCTTGCCCATACCTAGCGAGAGGTGGGTTGGGAGTTCTGCCTGAGTAGCAGTGGAATCCAATCGATTAACAATTCCTATCCCTGTCCGTTTTCTGTAGATATATTCAATTCTCGGCGGACATATAAGAGAGTGTCCGTAGAATTAGTCGCGATTTGAGAGAACTGTTCCATCTCTTCTTCATTCCGGTCAATCTCAATGGAATGTGCATCCGAATTGGCTGAGTCTCTAAATTCATCCATTTTATTCACTAACTCCTCGTCCATACGGTTCGAGAAATGCGCGAAGTCTGCCATATTATCTTCCAAGTTTTGTAATAAATCAGAAAATTTCTTAAACTGACCGTTTTCTATATTATAGTAGAGTCCAACACCATCTTTGGAATCGCCATATTGACGCCGCAAGAGGTCAATAACGAGATTCTCGAGAAGTTTACGAGTGAGAACAAACGTTGCATCGTCAACCCCAATCCGATAGCACTTATTAATATCACGGATGAGGGTTTCATAGAACTCTTCATCAACTTCGGTCACTTCAATGAAAGAGCCGTGGCGAACCTCTCTGGAATGTTCTGGAATGTCAACTAACTCTCCGTAATGGTCGATTCCGGGGTATGTCAGACGATAGCCATTCTCGACCTGGGTGAAATGGTCATCATCTTCTTCAAGTCGGTTGATATACGTGCTTACGTGTCTGGAATTAATAGTCTCTCGAGAGGATTCAACAGTATCAATAATATCGGCCGATGTGAACGATTTTCGTCCATATATTTCATCAAGATAGTAGCCCGTTAATCCGACTAATTCTTTTTTTGAAATATCGCGATGCTCAGAATGTCGCAAGAACTCGTCGAATGAAATAGTACCTCCTCGCGACATTCAGACACCTGCGTTGTCTGCCATTTCCTTTATTAATTCATACCCGCGGTCCTGTCCCAATGGTACGATACCAAGTTCAGTGCCTCTCTTCTCGCCTTTCTTCTGGAGATATTTTTCCCAATCTGAATGATTGTATATCCGTTTGAATCGGTCGTCCTTGAGACCAGACTGTTCGAGGTCATCCACTATATCAACGGTATTCCGCCAGAACACGTCGTGAACCGAGGACCACAGGGTGAGAAGAACGACAGAGGCGTTGAGTGTCTTTTCGCGCTTGGAATCCCCCGGCAAGAAGTTGCTCGCCAGTATTCTTGGTCCAGAATCGGAATCCCCAATTTCAATTACTTTCTTTAACTGGTTTTTGTCCAAGCCCGTCTCTTCTGCTATTAGACGGTACTCATCACTTTCGTCATCTTCATCTGGCTCTTCGGTTCCGGAGTCTTGTTCCGTATCGCCAGTTACCGCCTCGTCCACCGGCTCTTCAACGTGTGATTCCGGCTCTTCAACCGCCTCCGAGCTGCTCCCATCATCTTCTATCTCATCCCACGTGACTTGCTCTTCCTTACCCTCCCAGTCGAAACGAGTCGCTTGAAGGTCGCCATTTACCATCTGATGATAGTCGCTCACGAACTCTGCAAGTTCATCGAGTGCTGAACAGAAGTCGTCGCCGTCCTCTGCTTCTATATCAGCTGATATTGGGCCATCCTCGAAATGAACTTCAACCCTCATCTTCGATATTAAGCACAAAATTACGGCGCTTATTATTACTTACGGCGCTGGGGGTAATGGCGTGTGTAAACAGATAATGATATGTTTGTTATTTTATATCCACATATCTACACATCGGCTCGATAGCACGGCCAGCACGGAAGGTCGCCTGAGCCCGGCCCATCGCAGTCCGAGTCTCCGTTGGGACAGCTCCCCTCGGAGACAGCTTCACCAGACTTCACAGGCCTCGAACAGGTGCGGGCCGCATCAAGTACGACCGGGTTCCCAATGAGTGCCAGTGCGACCTTGTGTTTGCAGTCCTGCTCGCGGTGAATATCAGCAGGACACTCGCATTCGGCAGGGAACGCTACCCCGTCCCGCACCGCCACGCCGACCGTATAGGTGTGGTCGGCTTTCTCGAACCCGTAACTCGCGTTGGCCACTTCCACCAGGTGCGGGCCCACAATTGTGAACTCGAAGGCTTCCCACTCGGCCCGTTTGGCGGTCTTCTTGTCGAACGAGAGGTATTCAACAGCGGTACGCTTTTCTGCCGGCTTGGCGTCGGTTTGCATTGCTTCTGGTCTCCACAGAAGCACCGGTCGCGTGTCCCACCACGCGGCCACTTTCCTCGTGACAGAACCGGGCTTCCTACTCACTCGTAGGAGCGTGTCAGTATATAACACTTGTGAACGTATGCATTTGTTCATAAGACTAATGCACGCCCGCGCCCGAACAAGGAACTAATGGCAGACATTGACCTCAGTCCGACCGACCGCGCCATTCTCGAAATGCTCCGGGAGGGTCGCGCCACACCGGCCTACATCGCCGCCGAGACCGACTACTCGCGCCAGCACGTCCGCAACCGACTCCAGCGTCTAACGGAGCACGGGTACGTCACACGGCTCCACAAGGGCCTCTACGAGCTGGCAGACGACCCCGAACAGGGGTGAATACAGGAGGGGGCGTGGGTTAGAACACCGTACCCGAACGCTGGCCCGTGTCCGATGGTGCCCACCTCGATAAAATGCACCAAAATCCAAACGCAAAGGCGGTTTAGTCAACGAGGCGGTACTGTTCGGGGAAGCAACGAACGCGGTCGGCGGGGCTTCCTTGCTACTCCCGAGTTCTGGAACCCGGGTTGAACCCGGACACACCCCATATTGTATAGTATATGGCCTATGTCGGGGTGGTGTGCCCAAAGGTAACGTGACCGTAGGGAATGGCCTCCTCAGCACGGAGGTTCCAATACCGATACCCAATCCCCTCCCCCAGATGCTTTCTGCCAATGTACCCGTACTCCGCTAACGTCTTGAGATTGCGTCTCACCTGCCTCGGGCTGAGTTCGACTACCGGGTTATCAACAATGTCGGATGTTTTCCACTCCGTACCCGACGCTTTAGAGCCGATGGCGGCCAGGACTTGTTCCATTCCGTTTCGATTGCCGGTATCCCATTGGTGGACATTGACGTGCTGATAGGATACTGGAACCCATTCCGGAAGAGCCCCAGTATGGACGTAGACGGTCGCACCTCGTGTGCCATCAACTTCCTCTCGTCCAAACCGCAGGACTGCCTGCAATACCTCGTTTTCACGCAGCCCGTGTAGGAATCTATCCCCAAAGTCGCCGTATGAGCGTTTGACTCCCCTTTCCCCATTCCACTCAATCGATTCGCCTGCCAATGCCCCGAGCAATACCAATTGTGGGTCACCGGGCGCAGGGGAACCGGCTATCACACCTAAGCGTATCTCTCCAAAATCGTTCATCCCCTTAATATCGTAGTAGTGTCCAATCCGGTCGATGTGGCGTAGCGCATCCGCTTCTTCGTACTGCTCAATTGCCTTCTTGCTGGTGATGAGCGATGGGCTGCTGCTCTCTCGTTGCTCGATGGCAGCGAAGAGCGCTCTGTCCTTTGAGCGGCTGACCCATTTTCCACTATTATACGGCTTTATATCACCAGTTGTCTGAATGATGGTCAGGCCGAGGCCGTCTCGCACATATCTTCCTTTGTCTTTGTCGTTAAGAACCGGCACAGATTCCATCTGGTCACCGAGTACCAGCCGCCACAACTCTACAGTCGGGGTGCCGTCAAGTGCCACAATACTCTCCGAGGCCGTCAAATCCGGACGGCGGAGAATGGTTAGTTCCCCATTTGAAGGGTTGCGTGCCGTGACTTCGCCTGTTGGAAGTTCTGTCCGTTCCCAGCCGTTTTCAAGTTCGTGGCAAGCAAGAAGCGCGTAGGTCAACCGAGCGCCGTCAGGGTGAATGGGATAGAGCCCATCTCGTAATTCACTGCTCTGCTCAACTCTTAAGCCTGGGTTTCGGTCGTTGAACCATTCGATAGCCTTGGCAACCAGACTGAGGTCCCCGCAGCTTACAATGTCCTTGGCGAACCGGAAGGGAATGTCTTCGTGCTGCTGAAGATAGTCACCGACCGCTGAGGTAACAGCATTAGCATCGAACGTGGTCATATATTCCCCTTCCGGAAATTCGTCTATGGCCAAATACCGGCCTGCAATCCTCTCACGAACGTACGAGTGCCTGTAGTGTCCAATCAATACATCAATATCACCGGTCTCAGTTGAGTGGGCCTCACAGTAGGGACACGCACCCTCCCGCTCGCAGGGGAGTTCCTTGCCGAATAATTCCGACGCGTGGGTGTGAATGCTCCTGCCGCCCGTGTCAGTGCCTTCATACGCCTCGGTGACACGGTCGGCCCACTCCTCGCCGTATTCGCCACTTGCAGTCGGGCAGTCGTGGTGGAACGATGGGAGTATATGATAGGTCAGGCCGTGGTCCTTGCACCACCCAGCATATTCCTGGTACAGGTCACGTCGGGCGGTCAGGACGGTGAGCGGCTCCCCTGTCTTCGCCGCCCATCGGATGACACCCGAGCTCTTTCCCATTGCCGGAAGCGCGTCCAAGAGAACGGGCGACGGGTTCTGAAATGCCTCGACAATGGCTTTCTCGCAGAGACTGCGTGCCGTGTTGAGAATCGTTGTGTAGTCAGAATCGGTACCGCTCGGCAATTGGGTGTTTGAGCTCATTCTATTTTTCACCTGAAAGCCAAATTTGGCCAGTAGGAGTTCAGCAACTCAAAGATGCGATTAACCGGCAGCCCGGGAGAATCGCTCTCTCACTATTCTATTCTCATAGTATATCTTATATTTATTGGCATATGGCTGCCTTTAGATACAATTTGAATGCCTGGTGCGTGTTGCGACCGTGGCAGAGAGCTAATATGACGAGCGGGCCCCACAGATAATAACCATAAGTAATTAAATTGCTGCCGGGCTCATACAATCACTCCTGGTCGCAACCGTTTAGTTGGTTCTCCTGTCTACCGGTGCTCCGCTGCTGTTGCTTCGTCGTAATGGTTCCTTGCTATATCCAGGGCCGAGCCGGAACAACCGGGAAGCTCAACTGGAGATGGGCTTCAAAAGCTGTGCTGAATGGGGAGCGGGGTCTTGCGACGGGACAGGTGTTCCATACAGAGCGTGTACGCAGCAGTCGGCCTTCGTTGGTTTCAGCCCGGTTTTGATGAATCAGCCGGTCAGTAGGCGTGCAGATTGAGGACTCACAGCCAGTCGTCGGGGAGTTCATCGGCGTGGTTGTGTAACAACTCAAGAAGCGGTCGGATTTCGTCGAATCTTGGTCCCCTCATTACTTCGTGAGTGTCCCGATTCCAGAGGATGAATCCCGCCTCTTCCAACTGAGGGAGGTGTACGTGATAGAATTCTATCTGAAGAGCCTCCAGCGATTTCTCCCCCTCGTGAACATCCTCTGGAACAACTATGGAGTCTCGCTGTGGATTGTGTTCGAGTAAGGCGACGAGTAATCGCCGGCGATGAGCATCCGCTAACGCCTGGAAATACTCGTCCATTTGCCCCAAACATATTGGACTGTTAATACAAGTGCGTTCCGCATTAACCATCAGGTGTCGTCTCCGTATCAACCGATTTGGATAGGACTGATTCCGGCACCCCACGGTGACCGATACGCGTGCTCTCGGTAACGCTCTGTTGAATACACCCTTACTGTCAGTCCCGGGGGTTGCAAAGGAGCCCGAATGAGCTATATGTCTTTCAGGTGCCCTCTCCTGCGTTCGGCTTTTTCGTCGTAAGAGCCCTTGTCGTAGTGCTTTTCGAGGATTTTCCCACTCATATTGACCCGTTCACCGGTAACGTCCTTTGGCTGTCCAGCGTTACGGGCAGCAGTGACGTATCCCCTCCTGAGCGCGTGCGGGCTGACTGAACCCGGACACTTGCTGGCTTGGTCGAACCGCGTTGCTTCGCAGGCGTCGGGTTCTTTGCCGAATGGGCAGTCGCCGTTGTTGTAGGTACAGGGCCGGGTAGCAGTGTAGACGTACTTTTGGATGGTAGTCCGGGCAACCCTTCCTTGGTCGCTGGCAATCAGTGGTCTCCTGCCGCTATCGTCTTCGACGTTGGGGCGCCCGTTTTCGATGTAGTCTGTTATTGTGTCGGCCACCTCAGGCTGAATGAGAACGTCGCGCTGGCCCTTGGATTTCTTTTTGAGTGGCGTTCTGCTTTCAGGTCTGTGCCGTAGTTCGAGCGCGGGCCTGCCGTCATCGAAGTCTTCTACATCAAGTGCCCGAAGACCGCTGATTCTCATTCCCGTTTTCCAGAGTATGAGGACGGACAGGTGCCGGTTGCTGAGATAGTCGTATTTCCCGAGGTAGTCCAGAACGGCTTGAGCTTCTTCGCGGGTCAGGAGTTCTTCGCAGATTTCGTCTTCTTCGGAGACCTTGGGGATTCGGATAAGTTCATTCAGCCCGACCGGAACCGCCTGGATGGTCTCGCAGAACTCAATGAAGTTCTTGATTGTCCGCATATCGTTGCGGGCGGTTATCGGCTTCACGTTGTCGAGGCGGTGTTCTTTGAATTGGTCTATGGTATCTGAGTCCACGTCTCTGAACTCGGTGTACCCGTTGTCGGTGAGCCAGTCCACGAATTGGCTGGTCGCGGTGTCG
It encodes:
- a CDS encoding class I SAM-dependent methyltransferase, whose product is MVHCVRVAREDGEAARQRLAERDLVDGSHEIRAEDGTLYIPVTDPAAVPGTFEVVDRDVPRRETETMPADLLDFEPSYERLGDIAIVDEDDPERARALADAIVASALPVETVLNRASKVRGEKRVRDWEVLAGEGTETVHREYGHEFALDLAAVYFSPRLATERHRVAEQVSAGEHAFDMFAGVGPFVVPFAARGAEAVGVDINRTAVEYLRENARRNGVADRVTAIHGDVRDVVSGSSRAQRSDGVRDVVPDYADWADRLVMNLPHSADEFLETAVALAGEEAVLHYYDIQGEDDPHGPGEAAIREVAEPEYEVTVETRHTVRSYAPHELNVVLDVRLSR
- a CDS encoding tyrosine-type recombinase/integrase; amino-acid sequence: MELKPIPPHDAKTRYLKEKRSHVTDKTLYNYDTATSQFVDWLTDNGYTEFRDVDSDTIDQFKEHRLDNVKPITARNDMRTIKNFIEFCETIQAVPVGLNELIRIPKVSEEDEICEELLTREEAQAVLDYLGKYDYLSNRHLSVLILWKTGMRISGLRALDVEDFDDGRPALELRHRPESRTPLKKKSKGQRDVLIQPEVADTITDYIENGRPNVEDDSGRRPLIASDQGRVARTTIQKYVYTATRPCTYNNGDCPFGKEPDACEATRFDQASKCPGSVSPHALRRGYVTAARNAGQPKDVTGERVNMSGKILEKHYDKGSYDEKAERRRGHLKDI
- a CDS encoding helix-turn-helix transcriptional regulator, which encodes MADIDLSPTDRAILEMLREGRATPAYIAAETDYSRQHVRNRLQRLTEHGYVTRLHKGLYELADDPEQG
- a CDS encoding ArsR family transcriptional regulator — translated: MDEYFQALADAHRRRLLVALLEHNPQRDSIVVPEDVHEGEKSLEALQIEFYHVHLPQLEEAGFILWNRDTHEVMRGPRFDEIRPLLELLHNHADELPDDWL